In a single window of the Agrobacterium vitis genome:
- the rpsD gene encoding 30S ribosomal protein S4 produces the protein MSKRASSKYKIDRRMGENIWGRPKSPVNRREYGPGQHGQRRKGKLSDFGVQLRAKQKLKGYYGDLREKQFRATYDEANRRKGDTSENLIGLLESRLDAIVYRAKFVPTVFAARQFVNHGHVSVNGVKVNIGSYRCKAGDVIEVRQKSKQLAIVLEATQLAERDVPDYIEVDHNKMVATFVRVPGLSDVPYAVIMEPQLVVEFYSR, from the coding sequence ATGAGCAAGCGCGCATCTTCCAAGTACAAAATCGATCGCCGCATGGGCGAAAATATCTGGGGCCGTCCGAAGTCACCGGTCAACCGTCGCGAATATGGCCCCGGCCAGCACGGTCAGCGCCGCAAGGGCAAGCTTTCCGACTTCGGTGTGCAGCTGCGCGCCAAGCAGAAGCTGAAGGGCTACTACGGCGACCTGCGTGAAAAGCAGTTCCGCGCCACCTACGACGAAGCCAACCGTCGTAAGGGCGATACTTCCGAGAACCTGATCGGCCTCCTGGAATCGCGTCTGGACGCCATCGTCTACCGCGCCAAGTTCGTGCCGACGGTGTTTGCTGCTCGCCAGTTCGTCAACCACGGCCACGTTTCGGTCAATGGCGTCAAGGTCAATATCGGTTCCTACCGCTGCAAGGCTGGTGACGTTATTGAAGTGCGTCAGAAGTCCAAGCAGCTGGCCATCGTTCTTGAAGCCACGCAGCTCGCTGAACGTGACGTTCCCGATTACATCGAAGTTGATCACAACAAGATGGTTGCGACCTTCGTTCGCGTTCCCGGCCTGTCGGACGTTCCTTACGCCGTCATCATGGAACCGCAGCTGGTCGTCGAATTCTACTCGCGTTGA
- a CDS encoding multidrug effflux MFS transporter — translation MSKLEFVFLCAALMAMNALAIDIMLPALQQIGEALNVANENHRQYVVTSYLIGFGCAQLIYGPLSDRFGRRTPMLIGLIVYVLAALAITIVPSFAGLLILRFIQGAGSAGTRVITISIVRDVYGGRQMAEVMSLIMMVFMIIPVVAPGTGQIIMFFGNWHLIFLFIAVGGILTSIWMHMRLPETLDPENRREFTPKVILQGFKIVLTNRIALFYTLASTFIFGALFGFINSAQQIYMGIYGLGVWFPFAFAAVAIFMALSSYVNSKLVGRIGMRRLSHASLLGFITINALWLLAETFGPTPLPFVIFMAFFAVSMFQFGWIGGNFQTLAIEPLGHVAGTASSVLGFISTVGGSVLGAIVGQAFDGTSRPLVAGYFFLGVIGLVFVLIAEKGKLFQPHNPKV, via the coding sequence ATGAGCAAGCTGGAATTCGTCTTTCTCTGCGCCGCATTGATGGCAATGAACGCGCTGGCGATCGACATCATGCTTCCTGCCTTGCAGCAGATCGGCGAAGCCCTCAATGTCGCCAATGAAAATCACCGGCAATATGTCGTGACGTCCTACTTGATCGGGTTTGGCTGCGCGCAATTGATTTATGGACCGCTGTCGGATCGGTTCGGGCGGCGCACGCCCATGTTGATCGGTCTCATCGTCTATGTTCTGGCGGCGCTGGCCATCACTATTGTGCCAAGCTTTGCCGGATTGCTCATCCTGCGCTTCATCCAGGGCGCCGGCTCGGCTGGAACCCGGGTCATCACCATTTCTATCGTGCGCGACGTTTACGGTGGCCGACAGATGGCGGAAGTGATGTCGCTGATCATGATGGTGTTCATGATCATCCCGGTCGTTGCTCCCGGAACCGGTCAGATCATCATGTTCTTCGGCAACTGGCACCTGATCTTCCTGTTCATTGCCGTTGGCGGCATTCTCACCAGCATCTGGATGCATATGCGACTGCCGGAAACACTCGATCCGGAAAATCGGCGGGAATTTACCCCGAAAGTCATTCTCCAGGGCTTCAAGATCGTCCTGACCAACCGCATCGCCCTGTTCTACACATTGGCAAGCACCTTCATCTTCGGGGCACTGTTCGGCTTCATCAACTCGGCCCAGCAGATCTATATGGGCATTTATGGCCTGGGCGTCTGGTTTCCATTCGCCTTCGCTGCCGTGGCGATTTTCATGGCGCTGTCGTCCTACGTCAACTCGAAGCTGGTGGGCCGGATTGGCATGCGGCGCCTGTCTCACGCCTCGCTTCTCGGCTTCATCACCATCAATGCCCTGTGGTTGCTGGCTGAAACCTTCGGGCCGACACCATTGCCCTTCGTGATATTCATGGCATTCTTTGCCGTCTCGATGTTCCAGTTCGGCTGGATTGGCGGCAATTTCCAGACGCTTGCCATCGAACCGCTCGGCCATGTCGCCGGAACGGCCTCCTCGGTGCTCGGCTTCATCTCGACCGTCGGCGGCTCGGTTCTCGGCGCTATCGTCGGTCAGGCCTTCGATGGAACATCCCGACCGCTGGTCGCCGGCTACTTCTTCCTCGGCGTCATAGGGCTGGTGTTCGTGCTGATTGCCGAAAAGGGCAAGCTGTTTCAGCCGCACAATCCAAAGGTCTGA
- a CDS encoding DnaJ domain-containing protein yields MLGLERDADEAAVKAAYRKKAKSAHPDAGGDPDEFGRITTSYDLLKDPVRRKVYDDTGYDPQLADVADLKGLMVLESLINDMILDEREPGSFDPVAGLRRKLTDDILKARFHILELERHRTRIRKHVDRIGRRPETDVLGSMLRARTQSIAEAIKNAETQIDAIERAYSMLEGYSYELEPLVETLSDPVPDLPKAAE; encoded by the coding sequence ATGCTGGGTTTGGAGCGCGATGCCGATGAGGCGGCGGTCAAGGCGGCGTATCGCAAGAAGGCCAAGAGTGCCCACCCGGATGCTGGCGGCGACCCGGATGAGTTTGGCCGGATCACCACATCCTACGATCTCTTGAAGGACCCGGTCCGCCGTAAGGTGTACGACGATACCGGTTACGATCCGCAACTGGCCGATGTCGCCGACCTGAAGGGCCTGATGGTGCTGGAATCGCTGATCAACGACATGATTCTCGACGAGCGCGAGCCCGGCAGTTTCGATCCGGTCGCGGGCCTGCGCCGTAAACTGACCGACGACATCCTCAAGGCCCGGTTCCATATTCTGGAACTGGAGCGTCACCGCACCCGTATCCGCAAGCATGTGGATCGCATTGGCCGGCGGCCTGAAACGGATGTGCTTGGCTCGATGTTGCGCGCCCGCACCCAGTCGATTGCCGAAGCGATCAAGAATGCCGAAACCCAGATCGACGCTATCGAGCGCGCCTATTCCATGCTGGAAGGCTATTCCTACGAGCTGGAGCCGCTGGTGGAAACGCTGTCCGATCCTGTCCCGGATCTGCCGAAGGCGGCCGAATAG
- a CDS encoding BolA/IbaG family iron-sulfur metabolism protein, with amino-acid sequence MAMKPGDIEDMIKAGIPGAKVVIRDLAGDGDHYAAEVVAEAFRGKSRVQQHQMVYDALKGNMGGVLHALALQTSIPEA; translated from the coding sequence ATGGCTATGAAGCCCGGCGATATCGAAGACATGATCAAAGCGGGTATTCCCGGCGCCAAGGTCGTCATCCGCGATCTGGCAGGCGATGGTGATCACTACGCCGCTGAAGTCGTGGCAGAAGCCTTTCGCGGCAAGTCGCGGGTGCAGCAGCACCAGATGGTCTACGATGCCCTGAAAGGCAATATGGGCGGGGTGCTGCATGCCCTCGCCCTGCAAACCTCCATCCCTGAAGCCTGA
- the ttcA gene encoding tRNA 2-thiocytidine(32) synthetase TtcA, whose translation MNLAFAGDGADRAGLDEVEDGQESVRHPLFNDAPQSVSFNKLRKRLLRQVRQAIDDFGMLNGQKRWLIGLSGGKDSYGLLALLMDLKWRGLLPVELIACNLDQGQPNFPKHVLPDYLKSIGMPHRIEYRDTYSIVKEKVPAGGTYCSLCSRLRRGNLYRIAREEGCDALVLGHHREDILETFFMNFFHGGRLAAMPAKLLNDEGDLFVLRPLAYAAEDDLAKFAAAMQFPIIPCDLCGSQDGLQRNAMKDMLAGIEAKMPGRKDAMLRALSHVNPSHLLDPALFDFSGLTVTKPS comes from the coding sequence ATGAATCTTGCTTTTGCGGGAGACGGGGCGGACCGCGCCGGATTAGATGAAGTAGAGGATGGGCAGGAGAGCGTCCGCCATCCCCTGTTTAATGACGCACCGCAATCGGTCTCCTTCAACAAGCTGCGCAAGCGATTGCTGCGCCAAGTGCGCCAGGCTATCGACGACTTCGGCATGTTGAACGGCCAGAAGCGGTGGCTTATCGGGCTTTCCGGCGGCAAGGACAGCTATGGTCTGCTGGCGCTGCTGATGGACCTGAAATGGCGTGGCCTGTTGCCTGTTGAATTGATCGCCTGCAATCTCGATCAGGGGCAACCGAATTTTCCCAAGCATGTCCTGCCGGATTATCTGAAATCCATCGGCATGCCGCATCGCATCGAATATCGAGACACTTATTCCATCGTCAAGGAAAAGGTCCCGGCGGGCGGCACCTATTGTTCGCTCTGCTCGCGGCTGCGGCGCGGTAATCTCTACCGCATCGCCCGTGAAGAAGGCTGTGATGCGCTGGTGCTCGGCCATCACCGCGAAGACATTCTTGAAACCTTCTTCATGAATTTTTTCCATGGTGGACGGTTGGCGGCCATGCCGGCCAAGCTGTTGAACGATGAGGGCGATCTGTTTGTGCTGCGGCCGCTGGCCTATGCGGCGGAAGACGATCTCGCCAAATTCGCCGCTGCCATGCAGTTTCCAATCATTCCCTGCGATCTCTGCGGCTCGCAGGACGGCTTGCAGCGCAACGCCATGAAGGACATGCTGGCCGGGATCGAAGCCAAAATGCCGGGCCGCAAGGATGCGATGTTGCGGGCGTTGTCGCATGTGAACCCTTCGCATCTGCTCGATCCTGCACTTTTTGATTTTTCCGGGCTGACTGTCACGAAGCCGTCATAG
- a CDS encoding inositol monophosphatase family protein: MADIDIAALANLLQEAAVKEILPRFRNLGEGDVRMKTEAIDLVTEADEAAERLIRAGIEEIMPDAVFIGEEAVAADPALLDKLADAELAVIVDPIDGTFNFAAGLPLFGVMLSVVRQGETVAGLIYDPMGNDWAIVEKGSGAWLCKPDGNQEKMEVRPAPDLAQKIGIANVGFFELEARRKLLVNLAEVRLFTSYRCAAHEYRILCQGHMHFAMYNKLMPWDHLAGTLMAQEAGAYAARFDGSAYLPHHTSGGLLIAPDKESWTELREKIFNV, encoded by the coding sequence ATGGCCGATATCGACATTGCAGCCCTTGCCAATCTTCTGCAGGAAGCGGCAGTCAAGGAAATCCTGCCGCGTTTTCGCAATCTGGGCGAAGGCGATGTACGGATGAAAACCGAGGCCATTGATCTGGTCACCGAGGCAGATGAAGCCGCCGAGCGGTTGATCCGTGCTGGTATCGAGGAGATCATGCCGGATGCGGTGTTCATCGGCGAGGAAGCGGTTGCCGCCGATCCGGCTCTGCTCGACAAGCTGGCGGATGCCGAGCTCGCCGTGATTGTCGATCCGATTGACGGCACGTTCAATTTCGCTGCCGGCCTGCCGCTGTTCGGGGTCATGCTCAGCGTCGTGCGTCAGGGTGAAACGGTTGCGGGCCTGATTTACGACCCGATGGGCAATGATTGGGCAATCGTTGAAAAGGGCAGCGGCGCCTGGCTCTGCAAACCCGATGGCAACCAGGAAAAGATGGAGGTGCGCCCGGCACCCGATCTTGCGCAGAAGATCGGCATTGCCAATGTCGGCTTTTTCGAGCTGGAGGCGCGCCGCAAGCTGCTCGTCAATCTGGCCGAGGTGCGGCTGTTCACCAGCTATCGCTGCGCCGCCCACGAATATCGTATTCTCTGCCAGGGCCATATGCATTTTGCCATGTATAACAAGCTGATGCCCTGGGATCATCTGGCCGGAACGCTGATGGCCCAGGAGGCAGGCGCCTATGCCGCCCGGTTCGACGGCTCAGCCTACCTGCCGCACCACACCAGTGGCGGTCTGCTGATTGCTCCCGACAAGGAGAGCTGGACCGAGTTGCGCGAAAAGATTTTCAACGTTTGA
- a CDS encoding glutaminase produces the protein MDLQAIVDDIVGEMQPRLGEGKVADYIPELATIDPKQFGIAITTVDGQTFTAGDAAVPFSIQSISKVFMLTLALGKTGEGVWKRVGREPSGSSFNSIVQLEHEHGIPRNPFINAGAIVVTDMVLAGHKPREAIGEFLRFMQFLADDDGITIDRKVAQSEQTTGYRNFALANFMRGFGNLDHAVEMVLGVYFHQCALAMSCVQLSHAGLYLANRGTNPLSGFSVVSPKRARRINALMLTCGHYDGSGDFAYNVGLPGKSGVGGGILAIAPGKASIAVWSPGLNKVGNSALGSEALELLATRTGWSVFGN, from the coding sequence ATGGATTTGCAGGCAATTGTTGACGACATTGTCGGTGAGATGCAGCCCCGGCTTGGGGAGGGCAAGGTCGCCGACTATATTCCCGAACTTGCAACGATCGACCCGAAGCAATTCGGCATTGCTATCACCACCGTCGACGGCCAGACCTTCACCGCAGGCGATGCAGCGGTGCCATTTTCCATCCAGAGCATTTCCAAGGTGTTCATGCTGACGCTGGCGCTTGGAAAAACGGGTGAGGGCGTGTGGAAGCGGGTCGGGCGCGAGCCCTCCGGTTCGTCCTTCAACTCCATCGTTCAGCTGGAGCATGAGCATGGCATTCCGCGCAACCCCTTCATCAATGCAGGCGCAATCGTTGTGACGGATATGGTGCTGGCCGGACATAAGCCACGCGAAGCCATCGGTGAGTTTCTGCGCTTCATGCAGTTCCTGGCCGATGACGACGGCATTACCATCGACCGGAAGGTGGCGCAGTCCGAGCAGACGACCGGCTATCGCAATTTCGCGCTGGCCAATTTCATGCGCGGCTTCGGCAATCTCGATCATGCGGTGGAAATGGTGCTGGGCGTTTATTTCCATCAATGCGCGCTGGCGATGAGCTGTGTGCAACTCTCCCATGCGGGTCTGTATCTTGCCAACCGGGGTACAAATCCGCTTAGTGGCTTTTCCGTGGTCTCGCCGAAGCGGGCGCGGCGCATCAACGCCTTGATGCTGACCTGCGGCCATTATGATGGCTCCGGGGATTTCGCCTATAATGTCGGCCTGCCCGGCAAGAGCGGCGTGGGCGGTGGCATCCTGGCGATAGCGCCGGGCAAGGCCTCTATTGCAGTGTGGTCTCCGGGATTGAATAAAGTCGGCAATTCGGCGCTTGGATCGGAAGCGCTCGAACTGCTGGCAACCCGGACCGGCTGGTCGGTTTTTGGAAATTGA
- a CDS encoding ChbG/HpnK family deacetylase, whose product MISDMKINAAPLCIVADGYGLSPGVNQAIRTLLSEGKVRGTGCMTVFADWRDEASLLLPVIDRCGGAIGLHLTLTNFLPLSGVQPMCSFRRRLTQSFMGGVDKGKLQRELDAQLNAFIDVIGRVPDYIDGHQHIHFLPVVREWLVARRDLLISPRGNSPWLRGEPDARLATSLAQRAKISLVQRMARGFNTEMQAAGYTIKGPLTGFYERGKPNGFADALRYFRSHAPRDAVVMCHPGHSDAILRARDRLMMAREVEFAELMRQ is encoded by the coding sequence GTGATCTCGGATATGAAAATCAATGCGGCGCCGCTATGCATCGTGGCCGATGGCTATGGCCTGTCGCCGGGCGTCAATCAGGCGATCAGGACGCTGCTTAGCGAAGGCAAGGTACGTGGCACCGGCTGCATGACCGTGTTTGCCGATTGGCGCGACGAGGCATCTCTGTTGCTGCCAGTGATCGACAGATGTGGCGGCGCCATCGGCCTGCACCTGACGCTGACCAATTTCCTGCCTTTGAGCGGCGTACAGCCCATGTGCTCTTTCCGCCGTCGGCTGACCCAGTCCTTTATGGGCGGTGTCGACAAAGGCAAGCTGCAACGCGAGTTGGATGCGCAGCTCAATGCTTTTATCGATGTGATTGGCCGCGTGCCTGATTATATCGATGGACACCAACACATTCATTTTCTGCCCGTCGTGCGGGAGTGGCTGGTGGCGCGCCGCGATCTGCTGATCAGCCCGCGTGGCAATAGCCCTTGGCTGCGTGGTGAGCCGGATGCACGGCTGGCGACCAGCCTTGCCCAGCGTGCCAAGATCAGCCTTGTGCAGCGCATGGCCCGCGGTTTCAACACGGAAATGCAGGCGGCGGGCTATACGATCAAGGGACCGCTGACCGGTTTTTACGAGCGCGGCAAGCCGAACGGCTTTGCCGATGCGCTTCGCTATTTTCGCAGCCATGCGCCGCGCGATGCGGTTGTCATGTGTCATCCCGGTCATTCGGATGCGATCCTGCGGGCGCGTGACCGGCTGATGATGGCCCGCGAGGTTGAATTTGCTGAGCTGATGCGCCAGTAA
- a CDS encoding transcriptional regulator, with the protein MGLYDINRLLNVNDDTLGGRLATARDCAGMDLADLASIAGVPVAKLRSWEADRSEADARSLGLVADSLGVCRQWLMTGNGRGPDEEDNDGDAEDDMLLVMRRELDRLTHMYQETGSMIEILHRRIGDLEQRSSR; encoded by the coding sequence ATGGGGCTTTACGATATTAACCGGCTACTCAATGTGAACGACGACACCTTGGGCGGGCGACTTGCAACTGCGCGGGATTGTGCGGGTATGGATCTCGCCGATTTGGCCTCGATTGCAGGCGTGCCGGTTGCGAAATTGCGCTCATGGGAGGCGGATCGCAGTGAGGCCGATGCCAGAAGTCTTGGTCTGGTTGCCGATAGCCTTGGCGTTTGCCGCCAATGGCTGATGACCGGCAATGGGCGAGGGCCAGACGAAGAGGACAATGACGGCGATGCCGAGGACGACATGCTTTTGGTCATGCGCCGCGAACTCGACCGTTTGACTCATATGTATCAGGAGACCGGCAGCATGATCGAAATCCTGCACCGCAGGATTGGCGATCTGGAGCAGCGGTCCAGCCGGTAA
- the purL gene encoding phosphoribosylformylglycinamidine synthase subunit PurL produces the protein MTIPNSIPITPELVASHGLKPEEYDRILQLIGREPTFTELGIFSAMWNEHCSYKSSKRWLRTLPTTGARVIQGPGENAGVVDIDDGDCVVFKMESHNHPSYIEPYQGAATGVGGILRDVFTMGARPIAAMNALRFGAPDHPKTRHLVAGVVSGVGGYGNSFGVPTVGGEVEFDERYNGNILVNAFAAGLAKSDAIFLSEAKGVGLPVVYLGAKTGRDGVGGATMASAEFDESIEEKRPTVQVGDPFTEKCLLEACLELMKTGAVIAIQDMGAAGLTCSAVEMGAKGDLGIELDLDTVPVREENMTAYEMMLSESQERMLMVLEPSKEEVAKAIFVKWGLDFAIVGKTTDDLRFRILHQGEEVANLPIKDLGDQAPEYDRPWRESDKRGPLPANLVEEPADYRAAILSLVGSANQSSRRWVYEQYDTLIQGNSLQLPGGDAGVVRVENHPTKALAFSSDVTPRYVEADPFEGGKQAVAECWRNITATGAEPLASTDNLNFGNPEKPEIMGQLVEAIKGIGEACRALDFPIVSGNVSLYNETNGVAILPTPTIAGVGLLPDWSRMAKIGSAQDGDHVLLIGTDGSHLGSSIYLRDLLGRTDGPAPEVDLHAERRNGDFIRSAIRNGQVTACHDISSGGLGIALAEMAMASAKGLTIDLSESRGPAHALLFGEDQARYVVTVPADLANFICANAEGAGVPFRRLGKVGGDALVIDGMCTITVEELRNTHESWFPEFMNGKAETLAAAQ, from the coding sequence ATGACGATCCCGAATTCCATCCCGATCACCCCGGAACTGGTTGCCTCCCACGGCCTGAAGCCGGAGGAATATGACCGGATTCTGCAATTGATCGGACGGGAGCCGACATTTACCGAGCTTGGTATTTTCTCGGCCATGTGGAACGAGCATTGTTCCTACAAGTCCTCGAAGCGCTGGTTGCGCACCCTGCCAACCACGGGGGCGCGCGTCATTCAAGGTCCCGGCGAAAATGCAGGCGTGGTCGATATCGACGATGGCGATTGCGTGGTCTTCAAGATGGAAAGCCATAACCACCCTTCTTATATCGAGCCTTATCAAGGCGCTGCGACCGGTGTCGGCGGCATTCTGCGCGACGTTTTCACCATGGGTGCGCGTCCGATTGCGGCCATGAACGCGCTGCGCTTCGGCGCGCCGGATCATCCGAAAACCCGGCATCTGGTGGCGGGCGTCGTCTCCGGCGTCGGTGGCTACGGCAATTCCTTCGGCGTGCCGACGGTGGGCGGCGAAGTGGAGTTCGACGAGCGCTATAACGGTAATATCCTGGTCAACGCCTTTGCCGCCGGTCTTGCCAAATCGGATGCGATCTTCCTGTCGGAAGCCAAGGGCGTTGGTCTGCCGGTCGTCTATCTCGGCGCCAAGACCGGCCGCGATGGCGTCGGCGGCGCGACCATGGCGTCAGCGGAATTCGACGAATCCATCGAGGAAAAACGCCCGACCGTACAGGTCGGCGACCCCTTCACCGAAAAATGCCTGCTGGAAGCCTGCCTTGAGCTGATGAAGACCGGCGCGGTCATCGCCATCCAGGACATGGGCGCCGCCGGTCTCACCTGTTCGGCGGTGGAAATGGGCGCCAAGGGCGATCTCGGCATCGAGCTTGACCTCGACACCGTGCCGGTGCGCGAAGAAAACATGACCGCCTATGAAATGATGCTCTCGGAAAGCCAGGAGCGCATGCTGATGGTGCTGGAGCCCTCCAAGGAAGAGGTCGCCAAGGCGATCTTCGTCAAATGGGGCCTGGATTTCGCCATTGTCGGCAAGACCACTGACGACCTGCGCTTCCGCATCCTGCATCAAGGCGAAGAAGTCGCCAATCTGCCGATCAAGGATCTCGGCGACCAGGCACCTGAATATGACCGTCCCTGGCGCGAATCAGACAAGCGCGGCCCCCTGCCCGCCAATCTGGTGGAAGAACCAGCCGATTACCGCGCCGCCATTCTCTCGCTGGTCGGTTCGGCCAACCAGTCCAGCCGCCGCTGGGTCTATGAACAATATGACACGCTGATCCAGGGCAATTCCCTTCAGCTTCCCGGCGGCGACGCTGGCGTGGTGCGGGTGGAAAACCACCCGACCAAGGCGCTGGCCTTCTCCTCGGATGTCACGCCGCGCTATGTCGAAGCCGATCCGTTTGAAGGTGGCAAGCAGGCTGTGGCCGAATGCTGGCGCAACATCACCGCGACCGGCGCCGAGCCGCTGGCTTCCACCGACAATCTCAACTTCGGCAATCCCGAAAAGCCTGAGATCATGGGTCAGCTGGTTGAAGCCATCAAGGGCATTGGCGAAGCCTGCCGGGCTCTGGATTTCCCGATCGTCTCGGGCAATGTGTCGCTGTATAACGAGACCAATGGCGTCGCGATCCTGCCCACCCCGACCATTGCAGGCGTTGGCCTGCTGCCTGATTGGAGCCGGATGGCGAAAATCGGCAGCGCTCAGGATGGCGATCATGTCCTGCTGATCGGCACCGATGGCTCCCATCTCGGCAGCTCGATCTATCTGCGCGACCTTCTTGGCCGCACCGATGGCCCGGCGCCCGAGGTAGACCTGCATGCCGAGCGCCGCAATGGCGATTTCATCCGCTCGGCGATCCGCAATGGTCAGGTAACCGCCTGCCATGACATTTCCTCCGGCGGCCTGGGGATTGCTCTGGCCGAGATGGCCATGGCCTCGGCCAAGGGCCTTACCATCGACCTGTCGGAAAGCCGCGGTCCGGCCCATGCCCTGCTGTTTGGCGAAGACCAGGCCCGCTATGTGGTGACGGTTCCAGCCGATCTCGCCAATTTCATCTGCGCCAATGCCGAAGGCGCGGGCGTACCGTTCCGCCGCCTTGGCAAGGTTGGCGGCGATGCGCTCGTCATCGACGGTATGTGTACAATCACCGTTGAGGAATTGCGCAACACGCATGAATCGTGGTTCCCTGAATTCATGAATGGCAAGGCTGAAACCCTGGCCGCCGCGCAGTAA
- a CDS encoding inositol monophosphatase family protein has product MFHDHDIDAVLQIVKDAAASQIVPRFRRLGVSDISEKKSSIDLVTEADLLSEKQMTEAFLARWPGALIVGEEACETNPAVIDALRDAELAFVIDPVDGTFNFQAGLPLHATNLAVVVRGETVAGIIHESVLGDTLVAARGAGAQFLRANGERVPVKVAAPCDLSAMVGTISINELSGEEKRRIAGNLTKTKMAFAFNCSAYEYWLVATGKVHFIGHYKLMPWDHLAGVLIHQEAGGVTARFDGSPYRPGDITGGILTAPDRDSWEMILREVIQAR; this is encoded by the coding sequence GTGTTTCATGACCATGATATCGACGCCGTCCTGCAGATCGTCAAGGACGCCGCCGCCAGCCAGATCGTGCCTCGTTTTCGCCGTCTGGGTGTTTCCGATATTTCCGAGAAGAAATCCTCTATCGATCTCGTCACCGAGGCCGATCTTCTGTCGGAAAAGCAGATGACGGAAGCCTTTCTGGCGCGTTGGCCCGGCGCACTGATCGTCGGTGAGGAGGCTTGCGAAACCAATCCTGCTGTGATCGACGCCTTGAGAGATGCGGAGCTGGCATTCGTCATCGATCCGGTCGATGGAACATTCAATTTTCAGGCAGGTCTGCCTTTGCATGCCACCAATCTTGCCGTCGTGGTGCGCGGTGAGACCGTGGCGGGGATTATCCACGAATCGGTGCTTGGCGATACGCTGGTGGCCGCTCGCGGTGCCGGTGCGCAGTTCCTGCGCGCCAATGGTGAGCGCGTGCCGGTCAAGGTCGCTGCCCCATGCGATCTCTCGGCCATGGTTGGAACGATTTCGATCAATGAATTGTCGGGCGAGGAAAAGCGCCGCATTGCCGGTAATCTCACAAAAACGAAGATGGCCTTCGCCTTCAATTGCTCGGCCTATGAATATTGGCTGGTTGCCACCGGCAAAGTTCATTTCATCGGCCATTATAAATTGATGCCCTGGGACCATTTGGCCGGTGTGCTGATCCACCAGGAAGCTGGCGGTGTGACTGCCCGGTTCGATGGCAGCCCCTATCGTCCCGGCGACATCACCGGCGGCATCCTGACGGCACCGGATCGCGACAGCTGGGAGATGATTCTACGCGAAGTGATCCAGGCGCGATAA